From the Montipora capricornis isolate CH-2021 chromosome 2, ASM3666992v2, whole genome shotgun sequence genome, one window contains:
- the LOC138022205 gene encoding adenosine receptor A1-like, with the protein MTGEPQEKKENLIMSFENMFDHEGESQCASVKAPTSLSLFTAAMSFLFSIVTVPCNILVCFTIMKSSSQFKCLRTPFTHFIFNLAVTDLLVGALTEPVSVAYHITEAFSVSSPQLVRILQVLYFLPCTVSVLSILALTLERCYAISKPFEYRTRVNGYRVFLAAGIIWLLSPVFLAPYFVMGYRAFSFLFANVIILVSVCVLACAYLKIIRTLYQGRKFRKENLQSLSTANQKATLLEDKLTSTFILILILFAVCYITPCLLMYIMNLCAPSQCSCHVIHWLRDTSFLAVTLNSAINPLLYAWRLPSFRRALSIVISGLAGHEQPS; encoded by the coding sequence ATGACAGGAGAAccacaagagaaaaaagaaaatcttataatgtcatttgaaaacatgtttgatcACGAAGGAGAAAGCCAGTGTGCCAGTGTCAAAGCACCAACTTCCCTCTCGCTCTTCACAGCCGCAAtgtcatttcttttttcgaTTGTAACTGTTCCGTGCAACATTTTGGTGTGTTTTACGATCATGAAAAGTTCATCGCAGTTCAAATGTCTCCGCACGCCTTTCACTCACTTCATCTTCAATCTCGCCGTGACAGACCTATTGGTTGGAGCGCTGACGGAGCCGGTCTCAGTGGCGTATCACATCACAGAAGCCTTCTCCGTTTCTTCTCCGCAATTAGTCAGGATTTTACAAGTGTTGTATTTTCTTCCCTGTACTGTTTCCGTCTTAAGCATACTGGCATTAACCCTCGAACGCTGCTACGCAATTTCTAAGCCGTTCGAATACAGGACAAGAGTGAACGGTTACAGAGTGTTTCTAGCCGCGGGCATAATATGGCTTCTGTCGCCCGTGTTTTTAGCGCCATATTTTGTAATGGGATACCGagcattttctttcctttttgccAATGTTATTATCTTAGTTTCAGTTTGCGTCCTGGCTTGCGCGTACCTTAAGATAATAAGAACTCTTTACCAAGGAAGAAAGTTTCGAAAAGAAAATCTACAGAGTCTAAGTACGGCGAATCAAAAAGCAACACTGTTGGAAGATAAACTAACTAGTACGTTTATCTTGATTTTGATTCTGTTTGCAGTATGCTATATAACACCGTGCCTGTTAATGTACATCATGAATTTATGTGCGCCGTCACAGTGTTCTTGCCACGTCATTCACTGGTTAAGGGACACGTCATTTCTCGCGGTGACCTTGAATTCTGCGATAAATCCGTTACTGTATGCATGGCGTCTTCCAAGCTTTCGTCGCGCGCTTTCGATTGTTATATCTGGCCTTGCGGGACACGAACAGCCAAGCTAA
- the LOC138022209 gene encoding NADH-quinone oxidoreductase subunit B-like, protein MALALRTGHNVLPAVSRGWFNSLTLWKVCPQSLVVASNKKSTVAAASSGKAKGSLDNAAEFVVAKIDDVVNWARRGSLWPMTFGLACCAVEMMHFAAPRYDMDRFGVVFRASPRQADVMIVAGTLTNKMAPALRKVYDQMPEPRWVISMGSCANGGGYYHYSYAVVRGCDRIVPVDIYVPGCPPTAEALLYGVLQLQKKIRRSEPVRMWYRK, encoded by the exons atggcgctcGCTCTGCGGACCG GTCACAATGTCTTGCCAGCTGTAAGCCGTGGATGGTTTAATAGTCTAACATTGTGGAAGGTGTGTCCGCAGAG TCTTGTAGTTGCGAGTAATAAAAAAAGCACTGTTGCAGCAGCTTCATCTGGGAAAGCCAAAGGAAGTCTGGACAATGCTGCAG AATTCGTTGTGGCCAAAATTGATGATGTAGTTAACTGGGCACGGAGG GGTTCTTTATGGCCGATGACATTTGGTCTTGCTTGTTGTGCTGTTGAGATGATGCACTTTGCTGCTCCAAG ATATGACATGGACAGGTTTGGTGTTGTCTTCAGAGCAAGCCCT CGGCAAGCTGATGTGATGATTGTCGCTGGTACTCTGACAAACAAGATGGCCCCAGCTTTGAGAAAG GTGTATGATCAGATGCCTGAACCACGCTGGGTTATTTCCATGGGAAG CTGTGCAAATGGCGGCGGTTACTATCATTATTCGTACGCAGTGGTACGTGGCTGTGACAGGATCGTTCCCGTGGATATCTATGTACCGGGATGTCCCCCCACAGCCGAAGCGCTGCTCTACGGCGTCCTGCAGCTGCAGAAAAAGATCCGCCGCAGCGAGCCCGTCCGCATGTGGTACCGGAAGTAA